Below is a genomic region from Helianthus annuus cultivar XRQ/B chromosome 2, HanXRQr2.0-SUNRISE, whole genome shotgun sequence.
TAACTTGATGGTACCCCGAACgcagatctatcttggagaaccaactcgccccttgtaattggtcgaaaaggtcatcgattctcggtaaagggtagcggttctttatgGTCAGTTTGTTtaattctctatagtcgatgcacatacgcatcgacccgtctttctttttaacaaaaaggacgggagctccccaaggcgacacacttGGGCGTATGAAGCCCTTATCTAGAAGATCTTGCAACTGTGTCATTAATTCTCGCATTTCGGTGGGAGCGAGTCTATAGGGAGCTTTCGCGATTGGCTTCGCGTCCGGGTTTAATTCGATACGAAACTCTATTTCCCTTTCGGGAGGGAGTCCCGGCAATTCTTCCGGGAATACATCCGGAAATTCGTTCACAACCTCAACGTCTTCAAGCTTCGGGAGGGTTTGTCGGGCATCTCCTACATAAGCTAAGTATGCTCTACTCCCGTTAAGTATATACTTATAAGCTTGGACCAAAGTACACAACTTGGTCTCTACGTTTCTCTCTCCTTGAATACTTAATTGTTTTCCGCTTGGAGCTCGAATAAGCATCACTTTATTTTCACAATCAATCTCCACATGGTGTCGCgccaaccaatccatccccacaaTCATTTTAAATTCCCCCAAAACCATAGGTATAAGGTCGATGTCAAATTCTTCATCTTCTATCATGAATTTACAATTTCTACAAACCTCATGTAACATATAAATCTTACTGTCGGCTATTTCTACTTCTAAAGGCACTGGCATTCGTTCGATCTTAAAGGATGGATGTTGTATAATTTCATTCGAAATAAATGACATAGTAGCTCCAGTATCGAATAGAACATAAACCGGTATGGAATTTAGTAAAAAGATACCTGAAATCACATTCGGGTGAGACTTGGCCTCTTCAGATGTAATTTGGAACATTCTCCCTTTTGCCCTAGAACCTTCTTGCTTCTTATCTTCTTTTCTGGACTCTTGTTGAAGTTTTGGGCATTCAGatttgatatgccccttttcgaaACAATTGAAGCAAGTCTTCGGGCTAGTTGGACATTGATAAGACGAATGCCCTTCTTTACCACATTTGTAACATCCTTTCTTGCCCAACAAACACTCTCCCGTATGGAGTTTTCCGCACGTCTTGCAGGGAGTTATTCCACCTTTTGACTTATCTTTCCTTCCATGATCTTGAAACTTTCCCTTTTTTGATGGACTCGAACTTACACCCTTTTCACTTGGCCTCTTTTCACCACGCTCTTCTTGCCTTTTAATCTCAATCTCTCTATCCCGTGCCAAGTTAATAAGCTCGTCGAGGGTCTCGCATTTCGATGGGGTGATAAATTCCCTGAATTCTGCCTTCAATATGCCATAAAAGCGATTGATCTTCATTCTTTCAGTCTGCACAAACTCGGtacaaaacttcatcttatccaagaATATACCAGATATCTCATTTATCGTCTCGTTTTTCTGCCTGAGGCGTAAGAAATCTTCTTGAATCTTATCGATGGCTGACTGAGGGCAGTGGTACTTCATGAAGGGTTCCTTGAATTCTTGCCAAGTCATCGTCTGAAGTCTGTCCTCACCTATCTCCTTACTATAagcatcccaccaatctttcgcctGAAAGGTGAGTTGTCCCGTAGCGAACATCACTTGGTCCTCCTTATCACATCGACTTCGTTTAAACACCGCCTCCATGCTTAAAATCCACCTTTGGCACATTATTGGATCGATTTTACCATCGTACGTGGTAGGCTTACATGCCATGAAGTCTTTATATGTGCATCGTTGTTCATTGCCTTTATTTTTAGACCCTCCAATTAGTTCTTTCAACTCATCGATTCTGCTTGCCATCATGGCATCTACCACCCCCAACACTCGACTCTCTACTTCTTGAGCTATTCGCGGAAGATTGGCCTCTATAACCCCTTCAGCTACTTCCGTGACTTTGTTCTCAAGTGCTTCTTGTCTAACcgcatcatcaccatcattaacgTTGCTTGCATCAGCCATCTATACAACAGCATATTTTTATTTAGTACAATTTGCAAACTTTTAGTATATCATTGTATATTAGTTCACATTTACTTAATCCACCTCACATGATTCGGCTCATCACTTCCTACTTTTTACGAATTCATTCTTGTTGAATTCACTAATTGTGATTTCACACGCCCAACGGGTCTTTAACGAATTCTTTTTAATCATCAAATAAGTTCTTAAATTGCCCGACATCACAAAATATGAAAACAAGAAAAATTTCCGCTTTTGACATTGcgtaagccgtcggcgacggctaggttgcccgtcggcgacgggctcgtGAAATGGGCGTCGGGGACTTTTACCCGTCGGCAGGGTGTTAAGGCGTCGGACAAAAGCATGGCGTCGGCGACGGGGGtctggccgtcggcgacggccagcCGTTTGTTAACTCGCTGCAGCTTCCCTTTTTATCATTTTGGTTCATTTTTGAGTCCGTTTTCCAGCCACGCTGGTCTCGAGACCTCTTATTCTACCCCAATGTCATATTATAGCATGCATAGCTTAAAACCTTAAACCGTGAACACATTATACATACTTATACTAAACGAATAGTCAAAGCTTTACCTCGTTGACGATCTCGGAGCAAGCACACTTTTGAGTGAGCCAAtagtttgagttcaagcatttcatccttgctcgaatccctcaaaccttggctctgataccaacttgttacgccccaTTTTTTCGAAATTTGACATTtaaaaataaataggaaaattTTAGGAAAATTCGGCATGACCTATTCGTTTTAAACCATTAACACCCTGTTATACATACCAAACTTCGACGCTTAACATCCTTGACaataacccaaaacaaacaaagTCCATATTGGACACGACAAGACTTCGACTACCAAGTTTTTACCCAACATCAAAGTTATCAACATACTACATAGACCTAGTTACATATGACCAAAACTTAACCCATTTTAAAAAGACTTAATAACGGAAGCGTGAGGCGGGCGTAATCCAAGTGTGCACGTTCCAAGCCGTCCAATTGCCTAAgtcgaggatttacctacattaacaTCCAACTTAAAACGGTTAGTAAAACGCTTATTTAGTTTACAATACCAACATGATAATTACGATCATTTACATACTTCCATTTCTTATAAACATTCGATCATTCATTCGAGTGGATATGGCATACAATCTCATAATGAGATCCAAGCGTTTCGCATTCGACCCGGTAACATCGGGTTAATTACCTCTAACTTATATCCTTCATACAATCCGTGCAACGGATTGAACTTTTGCATACAATTTTTGCTTACATGACCACCCATCCTAGACGGATGGTCTCATACCCTTACTCGACCTAGTCATAAGAATCGGTCGATTCGCATAGCTTAGCAAAAATCCTTTCTTTAGCATCAATGAATCCGCAAGGGATTCATCATCCATATACTAACACCACAAATGACTAAAACATCGGAAAATTTCTAATAACAAGGGTCATTCAATATAGTTACTAACGAATAGATAAAAGTAAACTTTCGTATGAAACGGatcatacctcgatcttgtgaaCCTTCCGTTTTCTTAGCACTTGAgccttcttccttcacgcctataGCAATACATAATTTCATTCTTTTAGTACCTCGATTTCATTTCGTTAATTCCTCTATATTACACATAATTGctctttcaagcatttcatcaaacaccttgtgtgcgtTACACTAAAtaagcataatgtacaattaTTTGAAGCATAGTTTACTAATTCACCTACATAACATCATTATACAACCAATTTTCTTAAAACTTTTTACTCTACATCAAATTATCTAGCATTCAAGTAATTCAAACAAGATCATATAACAAGAGTACATGAATTCATAATCACTATGATACTTGTTAATCATGACACAATTCCACCAAGTGGGTTTCTTTCAATTAACTAAAATTGAACATGATTCCTACACTAGGGAGTGCCCTTATCATCTAAACAACACAAATCATGCCACGGATCTTGTTCGGGTCGAAACCCTTTTCTCTAAAATTCACCAAATACAAAAATTCGACTTACCAATCTACTAGATTTGCTTAGAGGTTTGAAGTTTTAGAACATGCAGCAATTAAACTCGATTTCTCCTTGTCAATTGCTGAATTCTTGCAAGAACAAGGTAACCCTTGTTTTTCCCTGCCCTTGATCGATCCCAGATACACGCACCAGAGTGTGTTTTTGGGTTTACCAATATCCATCCTTAATTATAAAAATTTTACACATTAACCCCTTCTAATTTGATAAGCATTTAAATTAAGCATCACTTCAAATTCTTAACCTATTCTTTTATCATAATCCCTTAATTAGGTTACTttgttcatttttattttatttaattaagtaccgggtttttggggtgttacaaatNNNNNNNNNNNNNNNNNNNNNNNNNNNNNNNNNNNNNNNNNNNNNNNNNNNNNNNNNNNNNNNNNNNNNNNNNNNNNNNNNNNNNNNNNNNNNNNNNNNNNNNNNNNNNNNNNNNNNNNNNNNNNNNNNNNNNNNNNNNNNNNNNNNNNNNNNNNNNNNNNNNNNNNNNNNNNNNNNNNNNNNNNNNNNNNNNNNNNNNNNNNNNNNNNNNNNNNNNNNNNNNNNNNNNNNNNNNNNNNNNNNNNNNNNNNNNNNNNNNNNNNNNNNNNNNNNNNNNNNNNNNNNNNNNNNNNNNNNNNNNNNNNNNNNNNNNNNNNNNNNNNNNNNNNNNNNNNNNNNNNNNNNNNNNNNNNNNNNNNNNNNNNNNNNNNNNNNNNNNNNNNNNNNNNNNNNNNNNNNNNNNNNNNNNNNNNNNNNNNNNNNNNNNNNNNNNNNNNNNNNNNNNNNNNNNNNNNNNNNNNNNNNNNNNNNNNNNNNNNNNNNNNNNNNNNNNNNNNNNNNNNNNNNNNNNNNNNNNNNNNNNNNNNNNNNNNNNNNNNNNNNNNNNNNNNNNNNNNNNNNNNNNNNNNNNNNNNNNNNNNNNNNNNNNNNNNNNNNNNNNNNNNNNNNNNNNNNNNNNNNNNNNNNNNNNNNNNNNNNNNNNNNNNNNNNNNNNNNNNNNNNNNNNNNNNNNNNNNNNNNNNNNNNNNNNNNNNNNNNNNNNNNNNNNNNNNNNNNNNNNNNNNNNNNNNNNNNNNNNNNNNNNNNNNNNNNNNNNNNNNNNNNNNNNNNNNNNNNNNNNNNNNNNNNNNNNNNNNNNNNNNNNNNNNNNNNNNNNNNNNNNNNNNNNNNNNNNNNNNNNNNNNNNNNNNNNNNNNNNNNNNNNNNNNNNNNNNNNNNNNNNNNNNNNNNNNNNNNNNNNNNNNNNNNNNNNNNNNNNNNNNNNNNNNNNNNNNNNNNNNNNNNNNNNNNNNNNNNNNNNNNNNNNNNNNNNNNNNNNNNNNNNNNNNNNNNNNNNNNNNNNNNNNNNNNNNNNNNNNNNNNNNNNNNNNNNNNNNNNNNNNNNNNNNNNNNNNNNNNNNNNNNNNNNNNNNNNNNNNNNNNNNNNNNNNNNNNNNNNNNNNNNNNNNNNNNNNNNNNNNNNNNNNNNNNNNNNNNNNNNNNNNNNNNNNNNNNNNNNNNNNNNNNNNNNNNNNNNNNNNNNNNNNNNNNNNNNNNNNNNNNNNNNNNNNNNNNNNNNNNNNNNNNNNNNNNNNNNNNNNNNNNNNNNNNNNNNNNNNNNNNNNNNNNNNNNNNNNNNNNNNNNNNNNNNNNNNNNNNNNNNNNNNNNNNNNNNNNNNNNNNNNNNNNNNNNNNNNNNNNNNNNNNNNNNNNNNNNNNNNNNNNNNNNNNNNNNNNNNNNNNNNNNNNNNNNNNNNNNNNNNNNNNNNNNNNNNNNNNNNNNNNNNNNNNNNNNNNNNNNNNNNNNNNNNNNNNNNNNNNNNNNNNNNNNNNNNNNNNNNNNNNNNNNNNNNNNNNNNNNNNNNNNNNNNNNNNNNNNNNNNNNNNNNNNNNNNNNNNNNNNNNNNNNNNNNNNNNNNNNNNNNNNNNNNNNNNNNNNNNNNNNNNNNNNNNNNNNNNNNNNNNNNNNNNNNNNNNNNNNNNNNNNNNNNNNNNNNNNNNNNNNNNNNNNNNNNNNNNNNNNNNNNNNNNNNNNNNNNNNNNNNNNNNNNNNNNNNNNNNNNNNNNNNNNNNNNNNNNNNNNNNNNNNNNNNNNNNNNNNNNNNNNNNNNNNNNNNNNNNNNNNNNNNNNNNNNNNNNNNNNNNNNNNNNNNNNNNNNNNNNNNNNNNNNNNNNNNNNNNNNNNNNNNNNNNNNNNNNNNNNNNNNNNNNNNNNNNNNNNNNNNNNNNNNNNNNNNNNNNNNNNNNNNNNNNNNNNNNNNNNNNNNNNNNNNNNNNNNNNNNNNNNNNNNNNNNNNNNNNNNNNNNNNNNNNNNNNNNNNNNNNNNNNNNNNNNNNNNNNNNNNNNNNNNNNNNNNNNNNNNNNNNNNNNNNNNNNNNNNNNNNNNNNNNNNNNNNNNNNNNNNNNNNNNNNNNNNNNNNNNNNNNNNNNNNNNNNNNNNNNNNNNNNNNNNNNNNNNNNNNNNNNNNNNNNNNNNNNNNNNNNNNNNNNNNNNNNNNNNNNNNNNNNNNNNNNNNNNNNNNNNNNNNNNNNNNNNNNNNNNNNNNNNNNNNNNNNNNNNNNNNNNNNNNNNNNNNNNNNNNNNNNNNNNNNNNNNNNNNNNNNNNNNNNNNNNNNNNNNNNNNNNNNNNNNNNNNNNNNNNNNNNNNNNNNNNNNNNNNNNNNNNNNNNNNNNNNNNNNNNNNNNNNNNNNNNNNNNNNNNNNNNNNNNNNNNNNNNNNNNNNNNNNNNNNNNNNNNNNNNNNNNNNNNNNNNNNNNNNNNNNNNNNNNNNNNNNNNNNNNNNNNNNNNNNNNNNNNNNNNNNNNNNNNNNNNNNNNNNNNNNNNNNNNNNNNNNNNNNNNNNNNNNNNNNNNNNNNNNNNNNNNNNNNNNNNNNNNNNNNNNNNNNNNNNNNNNNNNNNNNNNNNNNNNNNNNNNNNNNNNNNNNNNNNNNNNNNNNNNNNNNNNNNNNNNNNNNNNNNNNNNNNNNNNNNNNNNNNNNNNNNNNNNNNNNNNNNNNNNNNNNNNNNNNNNNNNNNNNNNNNNNNNNNNNNNNNNNNNNNNNNNNNNNNNNNNNNNNNNNNNNNNNNNNNNNNNNNNNNNNNNNNNNNNNNNNNNNNNNNNNNNNNNNNNNNNNNNNNNNNNNNNNNNNNNNNNNNNNNNNNNNNNNNNNNNNNNNNNNNNNNNNNNNNNNNNNNNNNNNNNNNNNNNNNNNNNNNNNNNNNNNNNNNNNNNNNNNNNNNNNNNNNNNNNNNNNNNNNNNNNNNNNNNNNNNNNNNNNNNNNNNNNNNNNNNNNNNNNNNNNNNNNNNNNNNNNNNNNNNNNNNNNNNNNNNNNNNNNNNNNNNNNNNNNNNNNNNNNNNNNNNNNNNNNNNNNNNNNNNNNNNNNNNNNNNNNNNNNNNNNNNNNNNNNNNNNNNNNNNNNNNNNNNNNNNNNNNNNNNNNNNNNNNNNNNNNNNNNNNNNNNNNNNNNNNNNNNNNNNNNNNNNNNNNNNNNNNNNNNNNNNNNNNNNNNNNNNNNNNNNNNNNNNNNNNNNNNNNNNNNNNNNNNNNNNNNNNNNNNNNNNNNNNNNNNNNNNNNNNNNNNNNNNNNNNNNNNNNNNNNNNNNNNNNNNNNNNNNNNNNNNNNNNNNNNNNNNNNNNNNNNNNNNNNNNNNNNNNNNNNNNNNNNNNNNNNNNNNNNNNNNNNNNNNNNNNNNNNNNNNNNNNNNNNNNNNNNNNNNNNNNNNNNNNNNNNNNNNNNNNNNNNNNNNNNNNNNNNNNNNNNNNNNNNNNNNNNNNNNNNNNNNNNNNNNNNNNNNNNNNNNNNNNNNNNNNNNNNNNNNNNNNNNNNNNNNNNNNNNNNNNNNNNNNNNNNNNNNNNNNNNNNNNNNNNNNNNNNNNNNNNNNNNNNNNNNNNNNNNNNNNNNNNNNNNNNNNNNNNNNNNNNNNNNNNNNNNNNNNNNNNNNNNNNNNNNNNNNNNNNNNNNNNNNNNNNNNNNNNNNNNNNNNNNNNNNNNNNNNNNNNNNNNNNNNNNNNNNNNNNNNNNNNNNNNNNNNNNNNNNNNNNNNNNNNNNNNNNNNNNNNNNNNNNNNNNNNNNNNNNNNNNNNNNNNNNNNNNNNNNNNNNNNNNNNNNNNNNNNNNNNNNNNNNNNNNNNNNNNNNNNNNNNNNNNNNNNNNNNNNNNNNNNNNNNNNNNNNNNNNNNNNNNNNNNNNNNNNNNNNNNNNNNNNNNNNNNNNNNNNNNNNNNNNNNNNNNNNNNNNNNNNNNNNNNNNNNNNNNNNNNNNNNNNNNNNNNNNNNNNNNNNNNNNNNNNNNNNNNNNNNNNNNNNNNNNNNNNNNNNNNNNNNNNNNNNNNNNNNNNNNNNNNNNNNNNNNNNNNNNNNNNNNNNNNNNNNNNNNNNNNNNNNNNNNNNNNNNNNNNNNNNNNNNNNNNNNNNNNNNNNNNNNNNNNNNNNNNNNNNNNNNNNNNNNNNNNNNNNNNNNNNNNNNNNNNNNNNNNNNNNNNNNNNNNNNNNNNNNNNNNNNNNNNNNNNNNNNNNNNNNNNNNNNNNNNNNNNNNNNNNNNNNNNNNNNNNNNNNNNNNNNNNNNNNNNNNNNNNNNNNNNNNNNNNNNNNNNNNNNNNNNNNNNNNNNNNNNNNNNNNNNNNNNNNNNNNNNNNNNNNNNNNNNNNNNNNNNNNNNNNNNNNNNNNNNNNNNNNNNNNNNNNNNNNNNNNNNNNNNNNNNNNNNNNNNNNNNNNNNNNNNNNNNNNNNNNNNNNNNNNNNNNNNNNNNNNNNNNNNNNNNNNNNNNNNNNNNNNNNNNNNNNNNNNNNNNNNNNNNNNNNNNNNNNNNNNNNNNNNNNNNNNNNNNNNNNNNNNNNNNNNNNNNNNNNNNNNNNNNNNNNNNNNNNNNNNNNNNNNNNNNNNNNNNNNNNNNNNNNNNNNNNNNNNNNNNNNNNNNNNNNNNNNNNNNNNNNNNNNNNNNNNNNNNNNNNNNNNNNNNNNNNNNNNNNNNNNNNNNNNNNNNNNNNNNNNNNNNNNNNNNNNNNNNNNNNNNNNNNNNNNNNNNNNNNNNNNNNNNNNNNNNNNNNNNNNNNNNNNNNNNNNNNNNNNNNNNNNNNNNNNNNNNNNNNNNNNNNNNNNNNNNNNNNNNNNNNNNNNNNNNNNNNNNNNNNNNNNNNNNNNNNNNNNNNNNNNNNNNNNNNNNNNNNNNNNNNNNNNNNNNNNNNNNNNNNNNNNNNNNNNNNNNNNNNNNNNNNNNNNNNNNNNNNNNNNNNNNNNNNNNNNNNNNNNNNNNNNNNNNNNNNNNNNNNNNNNNNNNNNNNNNNNNNNNNNNNNNNNNNNNNNNNNNNNNNNNNNNNNNNNNNNNNNNNNNNNNNNNNNNNNNNNNNNNNNNNNNNNNNNNNNNNNNNNNNNNNNNNNNNNNNNNNNNNNNNNNNNNNNNNNNNNNNNNNNNNNNNNNNNNNNNNNNNNNNNNNNNNNNNNNNNNNNNNNNNNNNNNNNNNNNNNNNNNNNNNNNNNNNNNNNNNNNNNNNNNNNNNNNNNNNNNNNNNNNNNNNNNNNNNNNNNNNNNNNNNNNNNNNNNNNNNNNNNNNNNNNNNNNNNNNNNNNNNNNNNNNNNNNNNNNNNNNNNNNNNNNNNNNNNNNNNNNNNNNNNNNNNNNNNNNNNNNNNNNNNNNNNNNNNNNNNNN
It encodes:
- the LOC110927112 gene encoding uncharacterized protein LOC110927112, which encodes MADASNVNDGDDAVRQEALENKVTEVAEGVIEANLPRIAQEVESRVLGVVDAMMASRIDELKELIGGSKNKGNEQRCTYKDFMACKPTTYDGKIDPIMCQRWILSMEAVFKRSRCDKEDQVMFATGQLTFQAKDWWDAYSKEIGEDRLQTMTWQEFKEPFMKYHCPQSAIDKIQEDFLRLRQKNETINEISGIFLDKMKFCTEFVQTERMKINRFYGILKAEFREFITPSKCETLDELINLARDREIEIKRQEERGEKRPSEKGVSSSPSKKGKFQDHGRKDKSKGGITPCKTCGKLHTGECLLGKKGCYKCGKEGHSSYQCPTSPKTCFNCFEKGHIKSECPKLQQESRKEDKKQEGSRAKGRMFQITSEEAKSHPNVISGVKEEGSSAKKTEGSQDRGKSST